The proteins below come from a single Williamwhitmania taraxaci genomic window:
- a CDS encoding chemotaxis protein CheW encodes MSDVDISKSNSYLSFNLGEEEFAAHVGKVLNILEMIKITEVPMAPAYMKGVINLRGAVLPVIDTRVKFGMSATVYTPNTCIVVLDIDMDGDSVHVGALVDSVQAVLEIPSEGILPPPSIGSRYKSEFIEGVANIDDRFVMLLNMDMVFSSMELSAMKETTEETARTVNVEQVSE; translated from the coding sequence ATGAGCGATGTTGACATTTCAAAGTCCAACTCTTATTTGTCATTTAATCTTGGAGAAGAGGAGTTTGCAGCACATGTAGGAAAGGTGTTGAATATCTTAGAGATGATTAAAATCACGGAAGTTCCAATGGCCCCGGCATATATGAAAGGGGTAATCAACCTAAGGGGCGCTGTTCTTCCAGTAATCGATACTCGTGTGAAATTTGGTATGTCGGCAACGGTTTATACACCAAATACCTGTATCGTTGTGCTTGATATTGATATGGATGGCGATTCAGTGCATGTTGGAGCATTGGTGGATTCGGTGCAAGCTGTGCTTGAAATTCCAAGCGAAGGAATACTGCCTCCACCAAGCATAGGCAGCCGGTACAAATCTGAGTTTATCGAAGGCGTTGCTAATATTGACGATCGATTTGTGATGCTTTTGAATATGGACATGGTATTTTCATCGATGGAACTTTCTGCAATGAAGGAAACAACGGAGGAGACTGCTAGGACTGTTAATGTTGAGCAGGTTAGCGAGTAA